Proteins found in one Cyanobacteriota bacterium genomic segment:
- a CDS encoding c-type cytochrome — MSKVVSIVLAAIAVVSVAFSRPALAADLANGAKIFGANCAACHMGGANVIMANKTLKADALSKYLDKYDEDPVAAIAYQVTNGKNAMPAFGGRLSKDQIVDVASYVADQAAKGWKG; from the coding sequence TTGAGTAAGGTTGTGTCCATCGTTCTGGCAGCGATCGCCGTTGTTTCCGTTGCTTTTAGTCGTCCTGCTCTGGCGGCAGACTTAGCGAATGGTGCCAAAATTTTCGGTGCCAACTGCGCTGCTTGTCACATGGGCGGAGCCAATGTCATTATGGCTAACAAGACATTGAAGGCGGATGCATTGTCTAAGTACTTGGATAAGTACGATGAGGATCCCGTAGCTGCGATCGCCTATCAAGTTACGAACGGCAAGAACGCGATGCCTGCCTTTGGTGGTCGCCTGTCTAAGGATCAGATTGTAGATGTTGCTAGCTATGTAGCTGATCAAGCTGCCAAGGGCTGGAAGGGCTAA